The following coding sequences lie in one Fundulus heteroclitus isolate FHET01 chromosome 20, MU-UCD_Fhet_4.1, whole genome shotgun sequence genomic window:
- the cass4 gene encoding cas scaffolding protein family member 4, translating to MSKFAKALYDNTAECADELAFRKGDIVTVMDQNVANTSGWWMCSLYGRHGLAPANRLELLSPTVTAAGHLRHDAEKATLNTAKNGKNIYQIPSVPRPISSPAYEIMDMVYKVPSSPVLTPRSQTRPALRQNTDGPDLNKPSLSSIASSPKGEVYDVPCRARQASLLVGSSPPSQMPKKKSLVSNPGLENTSDPPENLGCNNQRDSYVYVVQPPLAQDPNYDIPVPSGTEYQHKITSGFSTLPTILKHERIYDVPAGPEKQSVTQSNYDTLPARAVCRNIYQTLPVQRASSDFLIYDTPKPCTVDLASPPKLFPQTPFSNRPPSQQQTEDELYAFASKEDPLNQVIGDHLGDHKPLERRGDPSNTLEIKKVRLQRMRNFLACTSFHDLPESGNTLTEDKQLQPGLSAEMNQRISTASSSSTSSCDSLPLSSSSPELHREVTLNQEEACRKLRQLQESVCGAVPQLMDFVSSNWRCKKHLEEHLNAIKEATERIVSTLTCFLNFVIDLKGNARRLTDTNLQTRLHKQLSIVEDSGVILQQTESSLNAAGWNLDRLCQDPGQVQNPDQLDRFVMVARTVPDDVKRLVSIIYGNSKLLFKAPQQDPEPVSGRCPQQTKKSPDKTEQGQESEEDDNDYVELQKKTEENKPKEVTKCPKENISPTSKRAENKRNSSDSSSSTEEHQTPSLSEHCRLYFGALQKAIGGFVESLENNHPPEKFISQSKLVIMVGQRLVDTLCREAARRGSCQSLLCKSNHLCALLKQLAVATKKAAVHYPDKQALLEVQEFAKELAQRALHFRTSLAL from the exons ATG AGTAAATTTGCCAAAGCTCTGTATGACAACACTGCGGAGTGTGCAGATGAACTTGCTTTTAGAAAGGGCGACATCGTCACAGTTATGGACCAAAATGTGGCCAACACCAGTGGATGGTGGATGTGTTCCCTCTATGGCCGACACGGACTGGCCCCTGCAAATCGACTGGAGCTTCTTTCGCCGACAGTGACTGCTGCAGGACACTTAAGGCATGATGCAGAAAAAGCCACATTAAATACTgctaaaaatgggaaaaacatcTACCAGATCCCGAGCGTACCCCGACCCATCAGCAGCCCCGCCTATGAAATCATGGACATGGTTTACAAAGTCCCATCTTCACCTGTGTTAACTCCACGCAGTCAAACGCGGCCAGCGCTGAGGCAGAACACAGATGGACCTGACCTGAACAAG CCTTCACTCTCAAGCATTGCATCCAGTCCCAAAGGGGAGGTTTATGATGTCCCGTGCCGAGCAAGACAAGCTTCTCTTTTAGTT ggGTCATCACCTCCCAGCCAAATGCCAAAGAAAAAATCTCTTGTTTCAAATCCAGGCCTGGAGAACACATCTGACCCTCCAGAGAATTTAGGTTGCAACAATCAAAGAGACTCTTAT gtgtATGTAGTTCAACCACCTCTGGCTCAGGATCCAAACTACGACATCCCTGTTCCTTCAGGCACAGAATACCAACATAAGATTACCAGTGGATTCAGCACTCTTCCTACTATCCTCAAGCACGAAAGGATCTATGACGTACCAGCGGGTCCCGAGAAGCAAAGTGTTACTCAAAGCAACTACGACACCTTGCCAGCCAGAGCTGTTTGCAGGAATATATACCAAACCCTTCCTGTTCAAAGAgcaagttcagattttttaatttatgataCACCAAAACCCTGCACTGTTGACTTGGCCAGTCCCCCTAAATTATTCCCCCAAACCCCATTTTCAAACAGACCTCCAAGTCAACAGCAAACAGAGGATGAACTATATGCCTTTGCATCCAAAGAAGACCCCCTCAACCAGGTGATTGGTGATCATTTAGGAGATCACAAACCACTTGAGAGAAGGGGCGATCCGAGCAATACTTTGGAAATCAAAAAGGTGCGCCTGCAGCGAATGAGGAACTTTTTGGCCTGTACATCTTTCCATGACCTTCCAGAAAGTGGAAATACACTGACAGAGGACAAGCAATTGCAACCAGGTCTCTCTGCAGAAATGAATCAAAGAATCAGCACGGCATCCAGCTCTTCCACCAGCTCCTGTGACTCTCTCCCTTTGAGCTCATCTTCCCCTGAGCTTCATCGAGAAGTGACACTCAATCAGGAAGAAGCTTGCCGTAAACTCCGTCAGCTTCAGGAATCTGTTTGCGGGGCGGTACCTCAGCTCATGGACTTTGTAAGCAGCAACTGGAGGTGTAAAAAACACCTGGAGGAACACCTGAACGCAATCAAGGAAGCAACAGAGAGAATTGTGTCTACTTTGACATGCTTTCTAAACTTTGTTATTGATCTTAAGGGAAATGCCCGTCGTTTAACTGATACCAATCTGCAGACCAGGCTCCATAAACAGCTGTCCATAGTAGAGGACTCTGGTGTGATCCTACAACAAACAGAGAGCTCTCTTAATGCGGCGGGCTGGAACCTCGACAGACTCTGTCAGGACCCAGGCCAGGTCCAGAACCCTGACCAACTGGACCGTTTTGTCATGGTGGCACGCACTGTACCAGACGATGTCAAGCGCCTGGTGTCCATCATCTATGGAAACAGTAAGCTTCTTTTTAAAGCTCCTCAACAAGACCCAGAGCCTGTGAGTGGCAGATGTCCACAACAGACCAAAAAAAGTCCAGATAAAACAGAACAAGGACAAGAATCAGAAGAGGACGACAATGACTACGTAGAGCTTCAG aaaaagacTGAGGAAAATAAGCCAAAAGAGGTGACCAAGTgcccaaaggaaaacatttcacCGACGTCTAAAAGG gcCGAGAATAAGCGCAACTCCTCGGACTCTAGCAGCAGCACAGAAGAACATCAGACACCTTCCCTTTCAGAGCACTGTCGCCTTTATTTTGGAGCTCTTCAAAAGGCTATTGGCGGATTTGTGGAAAGCCTTGAAAATAACCACCCACCAGAGAAATTCATCTCTCAAAGTAAGCTAGTCATCATGGTGGGCCAGAGACTGGTGGACACTCTTTGCAGGGAGGCCGCTCGTAGAGGGTCCTGCCAAAGCCTCCTGTGTAAGAGTAACCACCTGTGTGCTCTCCTCAAGCAGCTGGCCGTTGCCACCAAGAAGGCCGCTGTGCACTATCCAGACAAGCAGGCTTTGCTTGAAGTCCAAGAGTTTGCGAAGGAACTAGCCCAAAGAGCACTGCATTTTCGGACATCTCTCGCCCTCTGA